CGTGCCGAAGATCTGCTCCCAGAATTTGTTCGCGATCACGCGCGCGGTCAGTGGGTTCTCGGCACTCACGAGCCACTTCGCGAACTCCAACCGCGTCCGCGACGCCTTCTCCGGAAATGCGTGAAACGCCGCCGGCGTGCCTTCTGTTACCTCGTCGCCCAAATCCATGAAGTTCCCGCGGAATTGCAACTTCGTCTTCCGGCGCGCGGTGCCAGTCAGCTCCTTCATGATGGGCACGGACGTGAGCGGCTTCACCGCGGCGAGGTCTTTCTTCAGTGCTGTGAGCTTGTCGCGCTCGGGCTTCATCTCGTCGGGCTTCTTCCCCTTCAGCGCGGCTTCGAGGTCTGCGACTTGCTTCTCCAGTGCGGCCTTCTTCGCGAGCAAATCGTCGGTCCAGAACGGCAGGATGGGGGTTTCGTCCGCCCGGTCCGCGTCCTCGGTGTTGTTGAAGAACGCGAACGAGCGGAAGTATTCGGTCTGCGTGAGTGGGTCGTACTTGTGCGTGTGGCACTGCGCACACGCCATCGACGTACCCATCCACACCATAAACGTCGTGTTCACCCGGTCCACCACCGCGGCGTTGCGGAACTCCTCGTCGCTCGTGCCGCCCTCGTTGTTGGTCATCGTGTTCCGGTGGAACGCGGTCGCGACCCGTTGCTCCGTCGTGGCGTTCGGGAGCATGTCGCCTGCGAGTTGCTCGATCGTGAACTGGTCGAACGGCTTGTTCGCGTTGAAGCTCTGAATCACGTAATCGCGGTACTTCCAGATGGTGCGCAGCGGATCGTCGGCGTACCCGGCGGAGTCCGCGTAGCGCGCGAGGTCGAGCCACATCCGCGCCCAGTGTTCCCCAAACGCGGGCTTCGCGAGCAGTTTGTCAACGAATTTCTCATACGCACGCGGCGACTTATCATTCACAAATGCTTCGACTTCCTCGGCCGAAGGCGGAAGCCCGGTCAAATCGAGCGCAACGCGACGCGCGAGTGTGTACCGGTCTGCTTCGGGTGTCGGTGACAGTTTCTCGGCCTGAAGCCGCGCAAAGAGAAAGTTGTCGATCGCGTTCGTAGTGGGGAACTTGGTGCTCGGTACCTCCGGGCGCACGGGCTTCACGTAGGCCCAGTGTTGAGAATATGTTGCGCCGTCCTTGACCCACTGCTTGAGGATCTCTACCTCGCGCGGAGCGAGCTTCTTGCCGGTTTTGGGTGGCGGCATGACGCTGGCATCATCCGGACTGGCGGTGAGCCGAGTAATCAGTTCGCTCGCGTCCGGCTTGCCGGGAACAACGGACGCGGCAATAGCACCTTCGCGGGTATCGAGGCGGAGCTTCGCTTTGCGCGTTTTCTCGTCGGGACCGTGGCACGCGAAGCAGTAGTTCGAGAGGATGGGGCGCACGTCACGGTTGAAATCGATCTTCGCCGGCACCGGTTGGGCGCTCACGCGGGCCGAAAACAGAACGAGGATCGCGAGAGATAAACCGAGTGGGCCGGTGTGGAAACGCACGGGCGCCCTCAAAGCAAGTAACGTGGCTGGAACGGACCTGGAAGGTCCGTCGGTAGGCAGTTTCGTCAGTGTACTCGATCGGAAGGCGCGAGGGGAGAAAAAACGGGCGCCTACGACTTGGACGACGGACTCGGGGTCCAGCTCGGACGGAACAGTTCTTCTTTGTGGCGGGCCTTGTGGAACGCTTCGGCGAGGAACTGGAGCGACGCGCACCGGGCGCGGAACGCATCTTCGGCGCTGTTGCGGCTCGCCGCGACTTTGGCAGCCTCTGCGAGCGTCGCGTGGGCGTTCAGATCGACCGGAACGCCTTGAGCGCGCATGGCTTCCAGGAGGGATGCTTCCGCCTGCGCGAAGCGCTCCGCGAGTTCCACGGAAACGCGGCAATCGTACTTCTTGTAGACGTTCAGTTCGCGCGGCGCGGTGTCCGCGGCGATCTCAACCGCGCTAACCGGTTCCACTTTCTGGGTGTGTTGGAACAGGCCGAACAGCCCGGCGAGAATCAGCCCCGCGGCGAGCATGAAGAGGAGCGTCGCGCCGGGTACGGCACCGATTTGCATCGCGAGCGAGAGCAGCGCGAGCACAATACCCCCGCCGAGAACCGTGAACGCCCACGGCACCCGCTTGCTCCACGCGGACCACAACCGAGAGAGTATCCCGGCTTTCGCGCCCTTTGCTCCGGCTTTCTTCTCGTGCCCGTCGGGAACCTGGACGATCACGACCGTGATATTGTCGGGGCCACCGCGCAAGTTTGCCAGTTGAACCAAGAAGCGAACCGCGTTCTCGGGCGACAGTGCGCTCACGACCGCGCCGACCTCTTGGGGCGTAACCACCCCCGTTAACCCGTCGCTACAGAGCAGGAACGTGTCGCCGGGTTCGACCGGGTGCGGCCCCTCGATGTCGACCTCGACCTCGGGGTCCGGCCCGAGCGAGCGAATGATGACGTTCTTTTTGAAGTCGCCGAGTTCGTCCGGGTCCACACCCTGGCGCCGTGCGATCTCCCAAACCCAGGAGTGATCGAACGTGAGTTGTTCCGCTTGCCCCTTGCGAATCCGGTACGCGCGGCTGTCACCGACGTGTCCGATCCACGCCCCTTCAGGGCGCAAGACGAGCGCGGTGCTCGTCGTCCCGAGTCCGCGGAACTCCGGATTCTGTTGCCCGATCGCGTAGATCCCGGCGTTCGCCTCTTGGAAGGCCCGCCGGATCGCGGGAATGATCCCGTCGCGGGCGTGCTTGGAGTACAGGAAGGGAATGTCGCGCGCAGCCTTCGCGCTGGCCTTTTCGCCCACCGCGTGCCCGCCCATCCCGTCGGCGACAACGAAAACGTGACCCTGAGCCGCGAACCCGGCCGCATCGACGGCCGGGTTCGCGGCACAAGCGTCCTGGTTGTGGCTGCGCTTCACGCCCACATCGGTCAGGGCGGCGAATCGCACCGGTTCAAACGCCGACACGGATCACCTCATAACTCGTCTTCACGTATCCTACGCCATCGGCGCGCACAATGCTGCCGCACCAGCGGAAATAACTGTCGAGTTGGGCGATGGGCGGGTGGCGTTGACCGACACGTCCGCCCCTGGTATGCGGACGCCTCATTAATTGCAACACCGTTCACGGCCTCGGGAGAACCGGATGACGACGGCGCGAACCGTGCGACTGGCGGCGGTGCTGGCCGGGCTAGCCGCCGCGGGGTGCGTGGACCGCCGATTCGTGATCGAATCGAACGTACCCAACGCCCAGGTCTACATCGACAACAAATCGATCGGCGCGGCCCCCGCGCACGCCCCGTTCGAGTATTACGGCTACTACACGATTAAACTTGTTCACCCCGGGTACGAAACTATCGAAGAGCGCGTCCACGTGCGGGCACCGTGGTACGCTTACCCGCCACTCGACTTCGCCGCGGAGGTCCTCTGGCCGTTCCACATCCGCGACACGCGCCGGTACTACTTCAAACTCCAGGAAGCGACCCCAACGCGCACCGACGACATTCTCTCCGCCGCCGAAGCGCTCCGCCAACGGGGAATGACGCTCCCACAAGCCGACCGCCCGGCCGAACCGCGCCCGCCGAAACCTCGGCCGGCTCCTTCACCGGTTCCGGTGCCTACTACACCGGACTCGGTCCCAAGTGTCGTACCGAGCGTCACCCCTTAAACGTCAGCGACCCGGTCCGCAAAACGTTACCGCAAGGTGGACGCGATCTGAATGAATCGCGTCTCGAACACCGCCCGTTTCGACAGTTCGCACCAGCAGTGTAGTACAACGGTCTTGTCGCCCACGCGCGCCGCTGACACAACCAGCAGGCGCGATTCCGACGAGGCAATCACTTCTTTGGGATTCGCCGGGTCCACCACTTTGCTTTCAAACCGAAGAACGGGCGTCTCGCCCTTCGGTAGTGGATCGCCTTCCGGATCGCCCGTGCGCTCAGCGAACGTGGGCGCGGGGAGTTCGTCGTTCGCGGCCTTTACGTGGCTCACCCAGCGCGCTTTCACGAAATCGCGTGCCTGATCGATCGGTTCTCCCGCGCCCTTGTCGAGAATGTAAACCTGTAGCTCGGCATCGTCCGTGAGTGCCTTGCGGTCGGTGCGTGGGGCGTGACTGATCTTCAAGTAGCGATCGAGTTCCGGGGACGTCTGTTTCAAAGGTTCGATCGGTTCCTCTTTCCAGATGTCCTCGGCGTCCGTGAAGGTGTAAGACACCGTGCTGCCTTTGTAATCGACCTCCTTCGCGACCGTCTCACGCCAGTCGTTTCGCAAGTCGAGCAATTTAAACTTGTCACGGAACGCAGCGAACTCGTCTTTCAAACCGTCGAAGTCGTTTTCCCCGCACCACCCTACCCAAAAATACGCCATTCCCTTGCTTGTGGTGGTGTACGCATCGCCCTGCCACACCAAATCATCGCTCTTCGCGCGGAACCGGAAGCCCTGGTCCGGGGCGATCTTCTGACCGAGCCAAGTTGTGTCCGGAACTGCCTCTTTCGCGTACTCGCTGAACAATTGCTTCTTAAACGGCGCCTCCAGATCGCGCCTCATTTCGCTGGCCCGTGGGGAGCGCCCTTTCGCGTACTCGACCGAGCCGAAAATGACGTAAGCCTCGGGGTTCTCGCGCTTGAAGCCGTAGGCGTATGGAGCGCGCGTCCGTAACCGCGTGGCGTCGTCTTGCGCCCACCCTGTCGGGAGCGGATCGATGCTCAGGTTCCGGTCCTTATCAACCAGTGTTGTCCCGTTAGAATTTGAGAGGCTTTTGAGTCCGCCGCGAATGAGGAACCTAAAAAGGGTCGTGAGCGAAATGACGGCCACGATCACGGCCACGGTAACCGCGAGAATGAATACCTGATACGAGCTGCTCTTACGCCCCGGAAGCGATATGTCAGGGTCGCGTTCAGAGATCGCGGCGCGCCCGATGTTCTCGAAATCGGGCTCCAGAGGGGCGGGGGCGGCGGGCGGACGGGCGGGGGCGACCGGCTGGGCACCGAGCGTGAACTGCATGGTGCAACGCGGGCAACTGAGCACAACACCCTTCGGCACCTGAGCCGGGTCGAACGTGTACGGACAACTCGGGTTCGGACACTTCAGCATGGTGCTCATCGGGAGTCCGGTTCTGGTGCGCGTCAGTTCGCCGCGCAACGCTTCAAGATAGTGTACCGTCGGTGCCCCGCTCGCGGGTACCGGTTTTGGGCCTACGCCGCCGATCTCCCGTCAGATTTCTCGGCTCCCTCATTCTTCGTCCTGTTCTTCCTCATCCTCTGGCTCCAGTTCGACCAACTCCAGCGGCTCCGCGGCTTTCGGGTCCGCGACGCGAATCGCCGTGTCGCCGGACAGGATCGCGAGCAGCTCCGGGAGCACCGCTTTCGCGCGCCACCCGCGGCACAGCGCGACGTCGGGTAACGGCTCGCCCGCGGCGCGACTGCGAACGATCGCCTTCAGGTCCGCCCCCGATGAGACGAGGTTCGCGGCCAATCGGTTCCGCCCGGCGAAATCGGCGAGAACCACGTTCAGGAGGTTCCCCAGCAGCACGACGTTCGAGGTATCGTTGTCGCGCGTTTCCGGTTCCGGGCACTCTTCGGGCGGCAGCGCTTTCGCGCGCCGGATCGCGTCGAGAATCGCCTCCTCCTGCCCACGCGGGAGCCCGCGGACCGCGTGCAACTCGTCGGCCTTTGTAGGAGCGCGCCGCGCGATCTCAATGAGTAAATCGTCGCGCATCAGGAATCGCGGCGGGCGATTCAGTTTCTCCGCGAACTTATCGCGCCAACCGTAAACCTCACGTGCGACCGCAAGTGCGCGGCGATCTAATGCGCCGATACCTTTGATTTTTCGCCACCTTTCGACCGTGACGTCGTCCGCGACCGCTTTCCGGACCGCGGTGGCGAATTCTTCCTCTGCCCACTCAAGTCTCTTGTACCGCTTCAACCGCTCCGTGAGCTTGCGGTGCGCGGGGAGCAGGTAGCGCACGTCGTCGTAGGCGTACCGCACCTGCGCCGGGGTGAGCGGGCGCTTGCGCCAGTCGGTGAGCGTCTCGCCCTTCTGCATCCGCTGGTGCAGTAGGTCGTGAACGAGCCCCGCGTACCCGATGGGGTACGTCATTCCCACCAATCCAGCGGCAATTTGCACATCGAACACGTTCGGCGGCGCGCTGCCCGCTTGAAAGTAGCACATGCGCACGTCTTCGCGCCCCGCGTGGACGACCACGGTCCGCTCGGGGTCGAGCAGGATCTGCCAGAACTCGTCGAGCGGGCCGCACTCAAAGGGATCGATGACGAAGAGTTGCTCCGCCGTCGAGACCTGAACCAGACACAATTCCGGGCGGTACGCATCTTCCCCCACGAACTCGGTATCGAAGCCGATGAGCGGCATGTCCGCGAGGTGCGCGAGGCACGCGGCTAATTGAGCCGGGTGCGTAACGAGTTGTTCCGGCAGGGCGGGCCGTTTGGCCGGGCGGCGGGGCATTGGAACGAGCCTGAGTTTCGAGGATGTTTCGCAGATTATCGTGGCGCAGCCGGCGCCGCGGTCAAGCGCCAGTCTCGCACGGGAACGGGCTTCTCTCCCGCGCTCACGCCATTCTGTTGGCATATTCCGGGAACGCGAACTTCCCAGACGGTAGAATCGGGTTAGCCCGCGCGCGGAGGCCGACATGCTCGATGAGTTACTCGAACAGAAGGTCGTGATCGACCTCGTGAGCCCGTATGTGTGTCTGGGGCGGCTGGTGCGCTACGACGAGCACTTCCTGGAATTGAAGAACGCGGACCTGCACGATCTGCGCGACACAGAAACGACGCGGGAACTCTACGTCGCGGACTCGGTCACCACGGGGATCAAGCGAAACCGCAAGCGGGTGTTCGTGCGGCGGAGCGAAGTGGTCGCGATCTCGAAGTTAGAAGACGTGGTGGACGAGTGAGGGGCGAACGTGGGAGTCGCGGTCTTCATTGTCGCTGAACCTTCAGACCGGCATTTCGATCTCGATGTATCGGGTAAGGCGCTCGCGCGGTCCAGGCTCGACAGCCGCAAGCCCGGAAACGGACTCCGCGCCTTGG
This region of Gemmata massiliana genomic DNA includes:
- a CDS encoding PSD1 and planctomycete cytochrome C domain-containing protein, which produces MRFHTGPLGLSLAILVLFSARVSAQPVPAKIDFNRDVRPILSNYCFACHGPDEKTRKAKLRLDTREGAIAASVVPGKPDASELITRLTASPDDASVMPPPKTGKKLAPREVEILKQWVKDGATYSQHWAYVKPVRPEVPSTKFPTTNAIDNFLFARLQAEKLSPTPEADRYTLARRVALDLTGLPPSAEEVEAFVNDKSPRAYEKFVDKLLAKPAFGEHWARMWLDLARYADSAGYADDPLRTIWKYRDYVIQSFNANKPFDQFTIEQLAGDMLPNATTEQRVATAFHRNTMTNNEGGTSDEEFRNAAVVDRVNTTFMVWMGTSMACAQCHTHKYDPLTQTEYFRSFAFFNNTEDADRADETPILPFWTDDLLAKKAALEKQVADLEAALKGKKPDEMKPERDKLTALKKDLAAVKPLTSVPIMKELTGTARRKTKLQFRGNFMDLGDEVTEGTPAAFHAFPEKASRTRLEFAKWLVSAENPLTARVIANKFWEQIFGTGIVRTSEEFGAQGEQPSHPELLDWLATELVAQKWDVKQFLKLIVMSTAYRQSAKVSPELFERDPENRLLARGPRVRLSAEMIRDQALFASGLLSSKTLGPSVRPQQPNLGVSAAFGGSIDWQTSTGEDKYRRGLYTQWRRSNPYPSMSTFDAPNRDICIVRRARTNTPLQALVLMNDPVYTEAAQALARRAIEKGGKTRAEKAAFVFRACLVRAPSEAEIERLVKLYEEAEAKFAKDAAKATQFATNPLGPLPKGVAVADAAAWTVVVNVIMNLDEMLMKR
- a CDS encoding PP2C family protein-serine/threonine phosphatase — its product is MSAFEPVRFAALTDVGVKRSHNQDACAANPAVDAAGFAAQGHVFVVADGMGGHAVGEKASAKAARDIPFLYSKHARDGIIPAIRRAFQEANAGIYAIGQQNPEFRGLGTTSTALVLRPEGAWIGHVGDSRAYRIRKGQAEQLTFDHSWVWEIARRQGVDPDELGDFKKNVIIRSLGPDPEVEVDIEGPHPVEPGDTFLLCSDGLTGVVTPQEVGAVVSALSPENAVRFLVQLANLRGGPDNITVVIVQVPDGHEKKAGAKGAKAGILSRLWSAWSKRVPWAFTVLGGGIVLALLSLAMQIGAVPGATLLFMLAAGLILAGLFGLFQHTQKVEPVSAVEIAADTAPRELNVYKKYDCRVSVELAERFAQAEASLLEAMRAQGVPVDLNAHATLAEAAKVAASRNSAEDAFRARCASLQFLAEAFHKARHKEELFRPSWTPSPSSKS
- a CDS encoding PEGA domain-containing protein; this translates as MTTARTVRLAAVLAGLAAAGCVDRRFVIESNVPNAQVYIDNKSIGAAPAHAPFEYYGYYTIKLVHPGYETIEERVHVRAPWYAYPPLDFAAEVLWPFHIRDTRRYYFKLQEATPTRTDDILSAAEALRQRGMTLPQADRPAEPRPPKPRPAPSPVPVPTTPDSVPSVVPSVTP
- a CDS encoding BRcat domain-containing protein, whose translation is MSTMLKCPNPSCPYTFDPAQVPKGVVLSCPRCTMQFTLGAQPVAPARPPAAPAPLEPDFENIGRAAISERDPDISLPGRKSSSYQVFILAVTVAVIVAVISLTTLFRFLIRGGLKSLSNSNGTTLVDKDRNLSIDPLPTGWAQDDATRLRTRAPYAYGFKRENPEAYVIFGSVEYAKGRSPRASEMRRDLEAPFKKQLFSEYAKEAVPDTTWLGQKIAPDQGFRFRAKSDDLVWQGDAYTTTSKGMAYFWVGWCGENDFDGLKDEFAAFRDKFKLLDLRNDWRETVAKEVDYKGSTVSYTFTDAEDIWKEEPIEPLKQTSPELDRYLKISHAPRTDRKALTDDAELQVYILDKGAGEPIDQARDFVKARWVSHVKAANDELPAPTFAERTGDPEGDPLPKGETPVLRFESKVVDPANPKEVIASSESRLLVVSAARVGDKTVVLHCWCELSKRAVFETRFIQIASTLR
- a CDS encoding ribonuclease D, producing MPRRPAKRPALPEQLVTHPAQLAACLAHLADMPLIGFDTEFVGEDAYRPELCLVQVSTAEQLFVIDPFECGPLDEFWQILLDPERTVVVHAGREDVRMCYFQAGSAPPNVFDVQIAAGLVGMTYPIGYAGLVHDLLHQRMQKGETLTDWRKRPLTPAQVRYAYDDVRYLLPAHRKLTERLKRYKRLEWAEEEFATAVRKAVADDVTVERWRKIKGIGALDRRALAVAREVYGWRDKFAEKLNRPPRFLMRDDLLIEIARRAPTKADELHAVRGLPRGQEEAILDAIRRAKALPPEECPEPETRDNDTSNVVLLGNLLNVVLADFAGRNRLAANLVSSGADLKAIVRSRAAGEPLPDVALCRGWRAKAVLPELLAILSGDTAIRVADPKAAEPLELVELEPEDEEEQDEE